Proteins encoded within one genomic window of Thermoanaerobaculia bacterium:
- a CDS encoding cytochrome c biogenesis protein ResB → MNPRKGLYSLKITTVILSLILFLLIINVTIPQEQVVGRQTIQDNVKGRPWMAFFLITLGFSHVPTSPLFLFLLGCFFLQLLAFLIRFISTTWKRVRMTPERWEAWRSIDMRDHDGKRLTAELVRKGFREKPLVAGTIWFVRNRISPLGFLLFHVSFFFLLTGGVLIHYTRYHATVELMQNRPVTFAAREWIDIHRKPLLSPPDQVFTVTLDSVEAKKIKDEPIRLDTELTFSLWGGSIVKMASVNCPGDFLGFSFYPQTLFDAYVFKIFNAQDYLVDTFGIQIKGEDVILPPVILMDGFSLLLDPGRDPLARVEGPGFSKTIPLEPGNAVQTPVFTLLVADRVPWVSFQVIYERGGVILITGFMLAITGLIFRFFFPRQDLVLTSGMLYFRGDYFPQHLRENLEELRKDHHDTP, encoded by the coding sequence ATGAACCCTCGAAAAGGTCTTTACTCGTTGAAGATTACAACCGTGATCCTGTCCCTCATCCTCTTTCTCCTGATTATCAATGTCACCATCCCTCAGGAGCAGGTAGTAGGTCGTCAAACCATTCAGGACAATGTAAAGGGAAGGCCCTGGATGGCTTTTTTTCTCATCACCCTTGGTTTTTCGCACGTTCCCACATCGCCCCTCTTTTTGTTCTTGCTTGGCTGTTTTTTTCTCCAGCTTCTGGCCTTTCTAATCCGTTTTATTTCAACGACCTGGAAAAGAGTCCGAATGACGCCGGAACGATGGGAGGCCTGGCGATCGATAGATATGAGAGATCATGATGGAAAGAGACTGACTGCGGAACTGGTTCGGAAGGGATTCAGGGAAAAACCCCTGGTTGCCGGTACAATCTGGTTCGTAAGAAACCGAATATCCCCTCTTGGTTTTTTGCTCTTTCACGTCAGTTTCTTTTTCCTGTTGACCGGAGGTGTCCTCATCCATTACACGCGGTATCATGCTACGGTAGAACTGATGCAAAATCGTCCGGTTACCTTTGCTGCAAGAGAATGGATTGATATCCACCGGAAACCGCTCCTGTCACCGCCGGATCAGGTATTTACTGTTACACTCGATTCGGTTGAGGCGAAAAAAATCAAGGACGAACCCATCCGACTCGATACCGAATTGACCTTCAGTCTGTGGGGTGGCAGTATCGTTAAAATGGCATCCGTCAATTGTCCGGGCGACTTTCTGGGGTTTTCCTTTTATCCTCAAACACTCTTCGACGCTTACGTGTTCAAAATCTTTAACGCACAGGATTACCTTGTGGATACCTTCGGTATCCAGATAAAGGGGGAAGATGTAATTTTACCGCCTGTCATCCTCATGGACGGTTTTTCCCTCCTGCTGGATCCGGGCAGGGATCCCCTGGCCAGGGTGGAGGGTCCGGGATTCTCCAAGACTATCCCGCTGGAACCCGGGAATGCCGTTCAAACGCCAGTCTTCACGCTCCTTGTTGCGGATCGAGTCCCCTGGGTTTCCTTTCAGGTTATTTATGAGAGGGGGGGGGTAATTTTAATCACGGGATTCATGCTGGCCATTACCGGCCTGATCTTCCGCTTTTTTTTCCCCAGGCAGGATCTCGTTCTTACATCCGGGATGCTCTACTTCAGGGGCGACTACTTTCCCCAACATCTTCGCGAAAATCTTGAGGAACTTCGAAAGGATCATCATGACACCCCTTGA
- the ccsA gene encoding cytochrome c biogenesis protein CcsA — MTPLEGLTYWLAVLLYSITFGFGFMGLLFRKERMVRFSCFSLWAGFGSHTAAFFSRYIQAGHIPTIGNYENILTGTLVIVAVSLWFFRKRSRFPGLLGTLPFVILLMGFAVVSDTAQRPFVASLQSFWLYIHIFFAWLAYGSFTAAAGVAVAYLAALRQGNIRDDFNELMFRLTALGLVTDAVMIASGSIWAKDLWGSYWSWDPVETWSLISFLLYGLVLHLRVTLGWKGKRLAWILIVALVTVLVSFWGVNFVMDRSLHVFNVG; from the coding sequence ATGACACCCCTTGAAGGCCTGACGTACTGGCTGGCCGTCCTTTTATACAGTATTACCTTTGGCTTTGGTTTTATGGGACTGCTCTTCAGGAAAGAGCGTATGGTCCGATTTTCCTGCTTTTCTCTCTGGGCAGGGTTCGGATCTCACACCGCGGCCTTTTTCTCCCGCTATATCCAGGCGGGGCACATTCCCACAATCGGAAACTACGAAAACATTCTTACCGGTACGCTGGTCATCGTAGCCGTATCCTTATGGTTTTTTCGAAAGCGCAGCAGGTTTCCCGGTCTTTTGGGCACACTTCCCTTTGTGATTCTGCTCATGGGTTTCGCGGTCGTGTCAGATACGGCTCAAAGACCATTTGTCGCTTCTTTACAGTCCTTCTGGCTCTATATCCATATCTTCTTTGCCTGGCTTGCCTACGGTTCGTTTACTGCTGCTGCAGGTGTAGCCGTAGCCTATCTGGCAGCCCTACGACAGGGTAATATCCGTGACGACTTCAATGAACTGATGTTTCGACTCACGGCATTGGGTCTGGTGACCGATGCAGTGATGATTGCTTCAGGTTCTATATGGGCAAAGGATCTCTGGGGTTCCTACTGGTCCTGGGATCCCGTGGAGACATGGTCCCTGATTTCCTTTCTCCTCTATGGACTGGTTCTCCATCTCAGGGTGACACTGGGGTGGAAGGGAAAGCGGCTGGCCTGGATCCTCATTGTTGCACTGGTCACCGT